Within Dehalococcoidia bacterium, the genomic segment CCAGGCCATCTTGCTCCAGATGCTTGGATTACATCTGCCCCAGAGAATGAGGATTTACAAAAATGTAGTGTAGACTTTACGCTCGGGAGAACCACCTCCCAGATTCAAAACTGCGGAAGTTGGGTTAAGCTTTCTGTAAAGCTTTACTGCCTCCTTGCCATTCTGTGCCATGCCAATCACATTATGCCCGGCACTTTCCACGATGTACTTCAATGAACCCCTCATAAAAGCCGCGTCATCTACAATCATTATTTTTGCCATTAGCCGGCCCTCCCTTTTGTTGGTTTCCTTTTCAGATTTGTTGGCTGCCTGGTGTCCGGAGCTTTGCTTTCAGATGCGTTCGGAACTTTCTTAGGTTTTTTCGCCGGTTCTTCAACATCGGCCGAATTCGAGGTTTCTTCGCCTTCTTTGAGTATTTGATCGATTTTGCCCAGCTCGATCAACTCAGTGCCGCTCAACACCTTATCCACATCCAGCAGAATAACCACTCTGTCGTCCAGCATTCCCACACCTGTCATATAGTCTCTTGATACGGCTGTGGTGGTTGATTCAGGCAGCTTTTGCACCTTCTCGTTCGGAATCTTGATGACTTCCTCCACAGAGTCCACGATGATTCCGACGGGGAATGTGCCCAGTTCCACTACAATCACACGGGTATCCTCATCGTGTTCCCTGGATTGGAAGCCGAGCTTCTTACGAAAATTGACAACCGAAGCCAGCCTTCCGCGAAGGTTCATGATGCCCTCAATATAGGACGGGGCATTAGGAACTTCCGTTATGGGCAGTATTCTGTCTATCTCCTGAACCCTCACTGCCTGGATACCGAATTCCTGTGACTTGGCCTTGAAAACAAGGTGTTGGTCCAGCTCTAAATCTTCTTCTTCGATATCATCTTTTACG encodes:
- a CDS encoding chemotaxis protein CheW; its protein translation is MIDEAVKDDIEEEDLELDQHLVFKAKSQEFGIQAVRVQEIDRILPITEVPNAPSYIEGIMNLRGRLASVVNFRKKLGFQSREHDEDTRVIVVELGTFPVGIIVDSVEEVIKIPNEKVQKLPESTTTAVSRDYMTGVGMLDDRVVILLDVDKVLSGTELIELGKIDQILKEGEETSNSADVEEPAKKPKKVPNASESKAPDTRQPTNLKRKPTKGRAG